A window of Planctomycetaceae bacterium contains these coding sequences:
- a CDS encoding RecQ family ATP-dependent DNA helicase, whose product MSQAAQLLLDYFGYEAFRSPQEDIIDHVMAKKHALVIMPTGGGKSLCFQIPALMHSSASGDSGNNDSDGRPRLTLVLSPLIALMKDQVDSLQRRGINATFINSSLTKSEREARYRSVSEGQHCLLYVTPERFRKPDFLEVISKRNVCLLAVDEAHCVSEWGHDFRPDYTRLAEFRQILNNPTTIALTATATPDVQQDIIRQLGLQTGQVRLFHEGIHRPNLELVVENIWDSDEKQRSMQAIIHRWIQPNLKGSGIIYFTLIRTLEEFSDRLRNAGIDHVCYHGDLDRRQRKRIQDDFMKGRRRLVLATNAFGMGVDKEDIRFVVHADVPGSMESYYQEIGRAGRDGKPSECVLLYDQRDLNTQMEFIRWSNPDAEFYERTFDLLTHEKEKVRAFGIDWLRERLCDRQRHDRRVETVLAMLQRYGVIEDEIDLTRLQIFGALPASLADPDERAAKLLRDQKKLYALVQYVQTEEDRQTFLNRYFGIEE is encoded by the coding sequence ATGTCTCAGGCCGCCCAATTGCTGCTGGATTACTTCGGCTACGAAGCATTTCGAAGTCCTCAGGAGGACATCATTGATCACGTGATGGCTAAGAAGCATGCGCTGGTCATCATGCCGACGGGGGGCGGCAAATCACTGTGTTTTCAAATTCCTGCATTGATGCATTCTTCCGCCAGCGGTGATTCGGGAAACAATGATTCCGATGGTCGCCCGCGGCTGACACTGGTGCTGTCGCCGCTGATCGCGCTAATGAAGGATCAGGTAGACAGCCTTCAGCGACGCGGAATCAATGCAACATTCATCAATTCTTCGTTGACGAAATCGGAACGCGAAGCTCGTTATCGATCGGTCTCGGAAGGGCAGCACTGCTTGCTGTATGTCACGCCCGAACGATTTCGGAAGCCCGACTTTCTGGAAGTAATCTCAAAGCGAAATGTCTGTCTGCTCGCAGTGGACGAAGCGCATTGCGTCAGCGAGTGGGGTCACGATTTTCGTCCGGATTACACACGACTGGCCGAGTTTCGACAGATTCTGAACAACCCCACAACGATTGCCCTGACCGCAACCGCGACGCCGGATGTTCAGCAGGACATCATTCGACAACTGGGATTGCAGACAGGACAGGTTCGGCTGTTCCACGAAGGCATTCATCGACCCAACCTGGAATTGGTTGTCGAAAACATCTGGGACTCAGATGAGAAACAACGGTCGATGCAGGCCATCATTCACCGCTGGATCCAGCCAAACCTGAAAGGAAGCGGGATTATCTACTTCACACTGATCCGCACGCTGGAAGAATTCAGCGACCGGCTCCGCAACGCCGGCATTGACCATGTCTGCTACCACGGAGACCTGGATCGACGGCAGAGAAAACGAATTCAGGACGACTTTATGAAAGGGCGTCGACGCCTTGTTCTGGCTACAAATGCGTTTGGAATGGGCGTTGATAAAGAAGACATTCGCTTCGTCGTTCATGCCGATGTGCCCGGGTCGATGGAATCATACTATCAGGAGATCGGTCGCGCGGGACGTGATGGAAAACCATCCGAATGCGTCCTTCTTTATGATCAGCGGGATTTGAACACGCAGATGGAATTCATTCGGTGGAGCAATCCGGACGCCGAATTCTATGAACGTACTTTTGATTTACTGACGCATGAAAAAGAAAAGGTGCGAGCCTTCGGGATTGACTGGCTTCGCGAACGACTATGTGACCGCCAGCGCCATGATCGGCGAGTGGAGACCGTCCTGGCCATGCTGCAGCGATACGGTGTGATCGAAGATGAAATCGATCTGACGAGACTGCAGATTTTCGGTGCTCTGCCCGCGTCCCTGGCGGATCCCGATGAGAGAGCCGCCAAACTGTTACGCGATCAGAAAAAACTGTATGCACTGGTGCAGTACGTTCAGACGGAAGAGGATCGGCAGACGTTTCTGAATCGGTACTTTGGCATTGAAGAATAG
- a CDS encoding class I SAM-dependent methyltransferase, whose protein sequence is MMDPDGSNEDCLLLQRLRHTPSVFEVIASCTDAELKNQKRLREQFDEELVRAALSLHEARRRAASVLPRADQLWLTRVGLEQSTNWQLALYKASRFQDCDSVTDLCCGIGIDAAALSRNCEVQAIDSDPSMVLRCQWNADILRSADRDTSHPAVITRCLDVTAGDWNAQIVHADPDRRAGRDRPVKRLEQYQPPLEWMQHLTKTAAGGAIKISPASNFTQKFPECEIELISLDGECREATVWFGHLKGNHPFRATVLTSKCSGSQQDAGVEIETISIDPLSAWAPQAAECGAFLFDPDPAVVRSGMLDGVAELLSLERLDPEEEYLTGQAPVESVFVKGFLVEAILPNNIREVRQWLRKNNPSSDYEIKCRRIPTDAHAVRKQLPTGDDPPRTILFARIAGRTRVVIARRLPVKE, encoded by the coding sequence ATGATGGATCCCGATGGGTCAAACGAGGACTGCCTGCTGCTGCAACGACTTAGACACACGCCTTCCGTGTTTGAGGTGATTGCCAGCTGCACCGATGCCGAACTCAAGAACCAGAAACGTCTCCGGGAACAGTTTGATGAGGAGCTTGTACGAGCGGCGCTCAGCCTCCATGAGGCTCGGCGCAGGGCAGCTTCAGTTCTTCCCCGGGCAGATCAACTCTGGTTGACGCGGGTGGGCCTTGAGCAATCGACAAACTGGCAGCTCGCGCTGTACAAGGCTTCGCGGTTTCAAGATTGCGATTCCGTAACAGACCTCTGCTGCGGCATTGGTATTGATGCCGCAGCATTGTCCCGGAATTGCGAAGTGCAGGCGATCGATTCCGATCCGTCAATGGTTCTTCGCTGTCAGTGGAACGCAGACATTCTTCGATCAGCAGATCGGGACACTTCACATCCGGCGGTGATCACGCGGTGTCTTGATGTTACAGCAGGAGACTGGAACGCGCAAATTGTTCATGCCGATCCTGATCGCCGTGCCGGGCGTGACCGCCCCGTCAAAAGACTGGAACAGTATCAACCGCCGCTGGAATGGATGCAGCATCTCACGAAGACCGCCGCTGGCGGAGCCATCAAGATCAGCCCGGCCTCCAATTTCACACAGAAGTTCCCCGAATGTGAAATTGAACTTATCAGCCTGGACGGAGAATGCCGCGAAGCGACTGTCTGGTTTGGCCATCTGAAAGGCAATCACCCCTTTCGAGCAACAGTCCTGACATCGAAGTGTTCAGGATCACAACAAGACGCTGGCGTCGAAATAGAAACCATTTCCATCGATCCGCTTTCGGCATGGGCTCCACAGGCTGCTGAATGTGGCGCTTTTCTTTTCGACCCGGATCCAGCTGTCGTGCGCAGCGGCATGCTGGATGGTGTCGCAGAATTATTGTCACTGGAGCGTCTGGATCCGGAGGAAGAATATCTGACAGGGCAAGCGCCGGTCGAATCGGTGTTCGTGAAAGGATTCCTCGTTGAAGCAATTTTGCCCAACAACATCAGGGAAGTCAGACAGTGGCTTCGAAAAAACAATCCGTCCAGCGACTACGAAATCAAATGTCGTCGGATACCGACAGACGCTCACGCGGTTCGCAAACAGCTTCCCACCGGAGACGATCCACCGCGAACGATTCTGTTTGCACGGATCGCTGGCCGCACCAGAGTCGTCATCGCAAGACGGCTTCCGGTAAAGGAATGA
- a CDS encoding formyltransferase family protein, producing the protein MQVIITAVGPDNRGLADPIVHYVTGAGANIFEIQMYDRDSEQLFAMMMRIDWPGDSDDVSRLRDHLNQIGEMRGLQIRVWCRTEFNRPPRLAICTTYRSEPPLALLRAIRDKRLQAEAAVMIGNRNACRSIAEQFDVPWVSIGDADGNPDYGKLEQVVDELEIDYVILARYMRVLPADLCWKFAGGRIVNLHHGLLPPFPGFRPYEDAFQHHMLCFGSTVHFIVPELDAGNQIIHQAAFSVPPGTPLSEIKRIGESDHEPNCLVEGVRRVVDQEVELHFHRIIRTV; encoded by the coding sequence ATGCAGGTCATTATCACCGCAGTTGGCCCTGATAATCGAGGTCTGGCAGATCCTATTGTCCACTATGTCACGGGAGCGGGAGCCAACATCTTTGAAATTCAGATGTACGACCGTGATTCTGAGCAGCTCTTCGCGATGATGATGCGAATCGACTGGCCGGGCGACTCTGACGACGTCTCAAGACTTCGAGATCACCTGAACCAGATCGGCGAAATGAGAGGTTTGCAGATCCGGGTTTGGTGTCGTACTGAATTCAACCGACCGCCACGTCTGGCTATCTGCACGACGTACCGATCGGAACCACCTCTGGCCCTGTTGCGAGCCATACGCGACAAACGTCTGCAAGCCGAAGCAGCCGTGATGATTGGCAACCGCAACGCCTGCCGCAGTATTGCGGAGCAATTCGATGTGCCATGGGTAAGTATCGGCGACGCTGACGGGAATCCGGACTACGGGAAGCTGGAACAGGTCGTCGATGAACTCGAAATTGATTATGTGATCCTCGCCCGATATATGAGAGTGCTGCCAGCAGATCTCTGCTGGAAATTCGCCGGAGGGCGGATCGTCAATCTGCATCATGGACTGCTGCCACCATTTCCTGGCTTCCGTCCCTACGAAGATGCATTCCAACATCACATGCTGTGTTTTGGATCAACAGTTCACTTTATTGTTCCTGAACTGGATGCAGGAAATCAGATCATCCACCAGGCAGCCTTCAGCGTGCCACCGGGAACTCCTTTATCTGAAATCAAAAGGATCGGTGAATCCGATCACGAACCCAATTGCCTCGTCGAAGGGGTACGGCGGGTCGTTGATCAGGAAGTGGAACTTCACTTTCACCGGATCATCCGTACAGTATAA
- a CDS encoding glycosyltransferase family 2 protein has product MPTADRLPQVSVVIPVYNGGDYTALAIESALGQRDCDVEVIVVNDGSTDKTQEVLSSFGDAIIAINQPNQGIAKTRNRGIEAATSEWVAFLDNDDLWLPEKLSQQLQAAEATRAGAVYTNTMNFGAVERIDSLRHPDPASMPIGDLFEQLLMDNFFVTSSLMVKRDALNAVSRFSENPDLAEDWDLWLSLAAAGVRFAAVPDALTKYLWRSGSFSKNHERMRSLRMNTVRKALETDRGKSLPWTVRRQALANVERCSAWFLASSSPRKAIAWYMNSILHWPFDADPWKGIVKGCLGRC; this is encoded by the coding sequence ATGCCGACCGCCGACCGCCTTCCTCAGGTTTCCGTTGTCATTCCTGTCTATAACGGGGGGGACTATACGGCTTTGGCGATTGAAAGTGCTCTCGGACAGCGGGATTGTGATGTTGAAGTGATTGTCGTCAACGACGGATCGACTGATAAGACCCAGGAAGTGCTGAGTTCTTTTGGTGATGCGATCATCGCGATCAATCAACCGAATCAGGGAATTGCGAAAACCCGAAATCGTGGCATCGAAGCGGCAACTTCAGAATGGGTGGCCTTCCTGGACAACGATGATCTTTGGCTCCCGGAAAAGCTCAGCCAGCAGCTTCAGGCCGCAGAAGCCACACGGGCCGGAGCTGTCTATACCAATACAATGAATTTTGGCGCCGTGGAACGCATTGATTCGCTGCGTCATCCGGATCCGGCCTCGATGCCAATCGGCGATTTGTTTGAGCAACTTTTGATGGACAATTTTTTCGTCACGTCTTCCCTGATGGTTAAGCGTGATGCTCTGAACGCTGTGAGTCGGTTCTCGGAGAATCCTGACCTGGCAGAAGACTGGGATTTATGGCTGAGCCTTGCGGCGGCAGGCGTGCGATTTGCCGCGGTCCCTGACGCACTCACAAAATATCTTTGGCGATCAGGTTCGTTTTCCAAAAATCATGAACGCATGCGTTCATTGCGAATGAACACCGTGAGAAAGGCTCTGGAGACAGATCGAGGCAAATCGCTTCCATGGACAGTCCGACGGCAGGCTCTGGCAAACGTCGAGCGGTGTTCGGCCTGGTTCCTCGCTTCGTCATCACCGCGCAAAGCCATCGCATGGTATATGAACTCGATTCTGCACTGGCCATTTGATGCCGACCCGTGGAAGGGAATTGTTAAGGGCTGCCTCGGTCGCTGTTAG
- a CDS encoding adenylate/guanylate cyclase domain-containing protein: MFRMLAFHHGRRLDREFLLTQQKTYSLGRAPEAAIRTDWDDSISRHHVDLTPTESGIKLQRVAGSSNAVFIDGTEFDHANLTAGQSFVIGGTRFELQQVTQSDSPRNQPVQQVAINRQQLQRVRYDDAAKRIEVLTSLPSVIRESGVERDLHIRLCSLLLAGIQNADGVAIVGLTESSRPRVFHQEQRFETGPMLQPSARLISSAMEQQSNVVHIWDDQQAEHQPFTQVAGYNWAFCTPFTDIGGDRAFYVTGRSVGDSAQANEQRLHADIKFTEFIAEIVGSLQRERQLERQQSGLRQFFSPPVLEALGRDLDTSLLEPRECDVTVLFCDLRGFSHRAEEESDNLTGLLERVSLALEVMTSQILRFGGVTGDFQGDAALGFWGWPIASAEAPLNACRAALAIRDEFARAQADPDHPLRDFETSIGISHGRAVAGKIGTREQVKVTVFGPVVNLASRLESMTRELHVSVLIDEYLDQHIRLNMPPDEGRVRRLLRLLPYGMDKPLTVSELVPPESRFPVLTSKHLNDFELGVEEFTQGRWAEAWKHLHSMPAEDRAQDYLSMMITQHDRKAPADWDGIVRMRKKGS, encoded by the coding sequence ATGTTTCGAATGCTGGCCTTTCATCACGGACGTCGACTGGATCGGGAGTTTCTGCTGACGCAGCAGAAAACTTATTCGCTGGGCCGCGCGCCGGAGGCAGCCATCCGAACGGACTGGGATGATTCCATCTCCCGACACCATGTCGATCTCACTCCCACAGAATCGGGGATCAAACTGCAACGTGTTGCAGGTTCATCCAACGCTGTCTTTATCGATGGCACCGAATTCGATCATGCGAATCTGACAGCCGGACAATCGTTCGTGATCGGCGGCACCAGATTTGAACTTCAGCAGGTCACTCAAAGCGATTCGCCGCGCAACCAGCCTGTCCAGCAGGTTGCCATCAATCGCCAGCAGCTTCAACGCGTTCGATACGACGATGCTGCAAAGCGAATTGAAGTCCTGACCAGCTTACCGTCGGTGATTCGGGAATCGGGTGTCGAACGTGATTTGCACATCCGACTCTGCAGCCTGTTACTGGCAGGAATTCAGAATGCAGATGGGGTTGCCATCGTGGGGCTGACAGAATCGAGCCGCCCGCGCGTCTTCCATCAGGAGCAGCGGTTCGAAACAGGTCCCATGCTTCAACCCAGCGCCAGGCTGATTTCCAGCGCGATGGAACAACAAAGCAATGTTGTGCATATCTGGGACGATCAACAGGCTGAACACCAGCCGTTCACTCAGGTTGCCGGATACAACTGGGCCTTCTGTACACCCTTCACGGATATTGGAGGGGATCGCGCTTTCTATGTCACCGGTCGAAGCGTCGGTGACAGCGCGCAGGCCAATGAACAGCGTTTGCATGCAGACATTAAGTTCACTGAGTTCATCGCGGAAATTGTAGGGTCACTGCAGCGAGAACGACAACTGGAACGTCAGCAATCCGGACTGCGACAGTTTTTTTCTCCACCGGTTCTGGAAGCCCTGGGGCGCGATCTCGACACGTCACTGCTGGAACCTCGGGAATGCGATGTGACCGTGCTGTTCTGTGATCTCCGGGGATTCAGTCATCGCGCCGAAGAGGAATCCGACAATCTGACGGGATTGCTGGAACGAGTCAGCCTCGCGCTGGAAGTCATGACCAGTCAGATTCTGCGTTTTGGCGGCGTGACCGGAGATTTTCAGGGAGATGCTGCACTGGGATTCTGGGGATGGCCAATCGCATCCGCCGAAGCGCCGCTCAACGCCTGTCGTGCGGCACTGGCGATCCGTGATGAGTTTGCCCGAGCACAGGCGGATCCGGACCATCCGTTGCGAGATTTCGAAACCAGCATCGGCATCTCTCATGGCCGCGCTGTAGCCGGCAAGATTGGAACCCGCGAACAAGTCAAGGTGACGGTCTTCGGCCCGGTCGTAAATCTTGCCAGTCGACTCGAAAGCATGACGCGCGAGCTGCATGTGTCCGTCCTGATCGATGAATACCTTGATCAGCATATCCGTCTGAACATGCCACCCGATGAAGGCCGTGTTCGGCGACTTCTTCGGCTGCTTCCCTATGGAATGGATAAACCTCTCACGGTCAGCGAATTGGTTCCGCCTGAAAGTCGCTTCCCCGTACTGACTTCAAAGCACCTTAACGATTTCGAACTGGGTGTAGAAGAATTCACTCAGGGCCGATGGGCAGAGGCGTGGAAGCATCTGCACAGCATGCCGGCGGAAGACCGCGCACAGGATTATCTTTCCATGATGATTACTCAGCACGACCGCAAAGCTCCCGCCGACTGGGACGGTATCGTTCGGATGCGAAAGAAGGGCAGCTAA